The sequence below is a genomic window from Gossypium hirsutum isolate 1008001.06 chromosome A11, Gossypium_hirsutum_v2.1, whole genome shotgun sequence.
CTCATTTTTCGTATCGCCCTTGGTTTGGGTGGAATATTGCAAGCCACAGTTTGAGACCGAGTGTCCATTGAAAACAAGGAAATGTCATCGCTGCAATCGCTAACTTCGCTTCCAGTCTCACTCCCTAGCCTTTCGGTGCACATCTCAAGACTTTTTTCACTTAGCCTAGAAGCTGAACGCTTCACAAGAGGGTGGACGTAAACTTTGTCATTCTCGGTGGAAGCTTTGGCGTTGGAGAGGGACTGGATGCAACTCCAGCCGCCCATGTCATTGGTGTTGGTGATGGTGGTGTTTTTTTCTTCATTATACACCGTAGGTTTGGGGTTAGTAGTAACAACGGAGGCAGGGAAATTTGATTTTGGTGGAGCTAGTTTCAGCCTCAAAACCCGTGATTCAACCACCTCCAAACATGATTGCAACCCTTGATACATACTTGACGACATTTtcttatccaaaaaaaaaatgttgcaagggataaaaaaaacaacaacaaaggaaACAGAGGAGAAACAAGGGAgcttatatgaaaaaaaaaattttaaaaaaattccctCTCACctcgatttttttcttttttagagttTAGTGAGGAGGTGAGGATGCAAATGACAGAGAAACCTTCGATTTAGAAACAAAAATGACACATATATTTGGTGTTTGGATGTAAATGAAGATGGGTGTTTTGGGGACGGGGAAAGACCAAAGCAGTGAACTTGAAGGGAAGGTGAAAGTGGTGGGGACTATTTATACTAGAACTgaggataaaagaaaaaaaagaaaagaaaaaggaaatggggGATTATTTAAACCCACTAAAGCACTACTTCAAACTTTTTAGTCTGCCACACATTCCacagaaaataaaatagataaaaccaaataaaacaaTGCAgtaaatttaattgaaatatgataaaaaagtgtgatattattttttacaaaatgattttaatttaaattttaaacgagaattaatcataaattaaaaaaggattaatcttaattaaattttatcGCACTGGTAAATGACTATTAGTGGAATGATAAGTGCTTTTTATTTGAAGATTAATAAAAGtattgaaaagataaaaaaaaatttataataacattaattagataaaaaatattttaataattttacagttAAATTTATGTTACGAATTAAGTTGATTCGTAATATTAATTcaattagtattttttatatatatgactTGGGTTTTAAGTATGGAAAGAAAGTGATatacattttttgtttttaagatACAAAGCGCTTAATATCCTGTTTTAAAagtaatatgttaaattgaatttgaaggttgttttataattaatattttaatattatgctACTTTGTATTTACCACTAATCATATATCCTTTTTCAATCATAGTAAAATTGCAACCAATAAATCTGACACTtcaatccataaaaataaaaataaaaaatctaattttttgtTATTCTAGTTGGTCTTAATTTAAGCATTTACATAGatgatgataataaataataccttttttgttgttgttaaaatATGTAGGTGcaaattaatcattaagaagaggAAGTCAAAATTAGAGGCATGTCTGTCTGCTTGTCTGGCGGAGTACCCACTTAGAAACTGGATGCTAAATTAAACATTGGCAAAGGCAAAGCAGGAATTGTAGAGAGAGTTGTgatcatcaaaattttaaatcGCAGCAGACATGCTATTTTGTCCTTACCAAACAAACATAATCTTTTACCAAAAAGCCTATTTATATATAAATGCAGTACACTGCCTTATTACCCCCACATCCATCTACATGCACGCATTTAGGATATAAACAAAATATCTCAACTTTGGATTTGGTGGTCGAAACTTTTCATCTTTAGCATATTTACTCAATATTTGAGAGTACCCCCTTTTCATCTGTACAAAGATTTTG
It includes:
- the LOC107923097 gene encoding protein FANTASTIC FOUR 1, which encodes MSSSMYQGLQSCLEVVESRVLRLKLAPPKSNFPASVVTTNPKPTVYNEEKNTTITNTNDMGGWSCIQSLSNAKASTENDKVYVHPLVKRSASRLSEKSLEMCTERLGSETGSEVSDCSDDISLFSMDTRSQTVACNIPPKPRAIRKMSRSSSFPPPLTSISGSNCVQVKSHREGGRLVLQAVSFPPSYTYFHAERTDGRLRLSLYKDASPVFQDQDQDQDGQEEDQEEEEEETVVEEEEFYGETDIKEANSGNVGGEIGTGKLPIPSSCKENGCGHKGLLHWKPFLVAT